In Leptospiraceae bacterium, one DNA window encodes the following:
- a CDS encoding class I SAM-dependent methyltransferase: protein MVARARFVEDVAKIEIANGIKQYVFLDAGFDSFAQRNTEISSQVDIYEIDLPDTLA, encoded by the coding sequence ATTGTTGCTCGTGCTCGATTTGTTGAAGATGTTGCAAAAATAGAAATTGCGAACGGAATAAAACAATACGTTTTCCTTGATGCAGGATTTGACAGTTTCGCTCAACGAAATACAGAAATCAGTTCGCAAGTTGACATTTATGAAATTGATCTACCCGATACGTTGGCTTGA
- the lpdA gene encoding dihydrolipoyl dehydrogenase yields the protein MANEFQLVVIGGGPGGYVAAIRASQLGLKTAVVEMEKMGGICLNWGCIPTKALLQSAHLLDELNKAGEFGIISEKGKPDFPKIIERSRKVADQMAKGVEFLMKKNSVTQVFGKAVFKDKNTISVFKDDKEEELVSDYFIVATGARSKELPILPFDQEKILSSKEAMTEKEIPKTLGIIGAGAIGVEFADFYSSMGSKVHIVEYLDHLLPNEDEEISKILERSFKKKGIEFYLSTGITGGEKKKDRIVLKLKEKLENGKSFDLEVDKVIVGVGLTPNTNGIRLEEIGIHLTNGFISVNERYATSVSNIYAIGDCTGHPLLAHVASMEGVRASEAISIQNGNPHKLQFLPINYEYIPGCTYCHPEVASVGMTEKKAKESGLNFKIGRFPFTASGRAQATGDTTGMIKLISGEKGEILGAHIIGPNATELISEYVVSSVSELRVEDIGNTIHAHPTLSEGLMEAALDSMGEAINI from the coding sequence ATGGCAAATGAATTTCAATTAGTTGTGATTGGTGGTGGGCCCGGAGGTTATGTGGCAGCGATCCGGGCTTCTCAGCTTGGATTAAAAACCGCAGTAGTAGAAATGGAAAAAATGGGTGGAATTTGTTTGAATTGGGGTTGTATTCCAACAAAAGCACTTTTGCAAAGCGCTCATCTTTTAGACGAATTGAATAAGGCAGGAGAGTTTGGAATCATTTCTGAAAAAGGGAAACCAGACTTTCCTAAAATTATTGAGCGTTCAAGAAAAGTTGCAGACCAGATGGCAAAGGGGGTAGAGTTCTTGATGAAGAAAAATTCAGTCACTCAAGTTTTTGGTAAAGCGGTTTTTAAAGATAAAAATACTATTTCAGTTTTCAAAGACGATAAAGAAGAAGAATTAGTTTCTGATTATTTTATAGTAGCTACGGGTGCTCGGTCAAAAGAACTCCCTATTTTACCATTCGATCAAGAAAAAATACTTTCGAGTAAAGAAGCAATGACTGAAAAAGAAATCCCAAAAACTCTGGGAATTATTGGTGCAGGTGCGATTGGAGTAGAGTTTGCTGACTTTTATTCTTCCATGGGCTCTAAGGTGCATATCGTAGAGTACTTAGACCATCTATTACCAAACGAAGACGAAGAAATCAGTAAAATCTTAGAAAGGTCATTCAAAAAAAAAGGAATCGAATTCTATCTCAGTACAGGAATTACGGGTGGAGAGAAAAAAAAGGATAGAATAGTTTTAAAACTAAAAGAAAAGTTAGAAAACGGTAAATCTTTTGACTTAGAAGTGGATAAGGTTATTGTAGGGGTTGGTCTTACACCGAATACAAATGGGATCCGATTAGAAGAAATAGGAATCCACTTAACAAATGGTTTTATTTCTGTAAATGAGCGTTATGCGACATCGGTTTCTAATATTTATGCTATTGGAGATTGTACAGGCCACCCTTTACTTGCACACGTTGCATCTATGGAAGGAGTGAGGGCATCAGAAGCTATTTCTATTCAAAATGGAAATCCACACAAATTACAGTTTTTGCCGATTAATTATGAGTATATACCCGGTTGCACTTATTGCCATCCCGAAGTAGCTTCTGTTGGAATGACTGAAAAAAAAGCGAAAGAGTCTGGCTTGAATTTTAAAATAGGTAGATTTCCATTTACTGCAAGTGGTCGTGCTCAGGCAACAGGAGACACTACTGGCATGATTAAATTAATTTCCGGAGAGAAAGGAGAAATCTTGGGTGCTCATATAATTGGTCCAAATGCAACTGAGCTAATTTCCGAATATGTCGTGTCTTCTGTTTCAGAGCTTAGAGTTGAGGATATTGGAAACACAATCCACGCTCATCCGACTCTTTCAGAAGGGCTAATGGAGGCTGCGTTAGACTCTATGGGAGAGGCAATAAATATTTAA
- a CDS encoding amidohydrolase family protein, with protein MKILLFLSLFGNVLFLAYQIPYIQIKMRFLLFGALGFSVPKNVPYVKKNVLVTEFYPISMLEMKDIRLKNLPTYPVFEMHGHLGFPFQKNPEEVTKLMDELKIVKMINLSFKTGEEFQKIKSSYNDPRIIHFSTFNWKRIDERENFIPLMLDDLKKDISVGSKGIKLWKNFGLMLKKRNGERLKMNDSILDPLFQECAKHNLPIFIHTVDPKSFFSPIDEKNERYDELVRRPEWSFASNEYPSFDEVLQERDELFGRHPNVKFVALHFAEYSHNLQKADKLLTSNKNVYIDISARIDELGRQPYSAKKFFEKFQDRIFFGTDGPPDRGKYEIYSRFLETKDEYFDYYPFNKPRKGLWKIYGLGLSPEVLKKIYYENANTFFGKIGVEYGK; from the coding sequence TTGAAAATCCTTCTCTTTTTGTCTCTTTTTGGAAATGTTTTGTTTCTTGCTTACCAAATTCCTTATATTCAGATTAAGATGCGATTTTTACTTTTTGGAGCCTTAGGCTTTTCCGTGCCTAAAAATGTTCCTTACGTGAAAAAAAATGTACTAGTGACAGAGTTTTATCCGATTTCGATGCTTGAAATGAAAGACATACGATTAAAAAATTTGCCAACTTATCCTGTCTTTGAAATGCACGGTCATCTCGGTTTTCCATTTCAAAAAAATCCAGAAGAAGTTACGAAATTAATGGATGAGTTGAAAATTGTAAAGATGATAAATCTAAGTTTTAAAACAGGTGAGGAATTTCAAAAAATAAAAAGCTCATATAATGACCCAAGGATAATTCATTTCAGCACATTCAATTGGAAAAGAATAGATGAAAGAGAAAACTTTATCCCGCTAATGTTGGATGATTTAAAAAAAGATATTTCAGTCGGATCCAAGGGGATTAAACTTTGGAAAAATTTTGGTCTAATGCTAAAAAAAAGAAATGGTGAAAGACTGAAAATGAACGACTCGATTTTAGATCCATTATTTCAAGAGTGCGCAAAACACAATCTACCGATTTTTATTCATACAGTTGACCCAAAAAGTTTTTTTTCTCCGATTGACGAAAAAAATGAAAGATACGACGAGCTTGTTCGTCGTCCAGAATGGTCTTTTGCTTCCAATGAATACCCTTCTTTTGATGAAGTATTGCAAGAAAGAGATGAGTTATTTGGAAGACATCCAAATGTAAAATTTGTAGCCTTACATTTTGCGGAGTATTCTCACAATTTACAAAAAGCAGATAAATTATTAACGTCTAATAAAAATGTCTATATAGATATTTCTGCAAGGATTGATGAATTGGGAAGACAACCCTATAGTGCAAAAAAATTTTTTGAGAAGTTTCAAGACAGGATTTTTTTTGGTACAGACGGCCCTCCGGATAGAGGGAAGTACGAAATCTATTCTAGATTTTTAGAAACGAAAGATGAGTATTTTGATTATTACCCTTTCAATAAACCGAGAAAAGGTTTGTGGAAGATTTACGGATTGGGACTTAGCCCTGAAGTTTTAAAAAAAATTTATTACGAAAATGCAAATACATTTTTTGGAAAAATAGGAGTAGAATATGGCAAATGA
- the lon gene encoding endopeptidase La, with the protein MAKRERKNTTENQILPLEDALPPDLFLLPIKSRPIFPGIITPLLIPPGKFTNSIEEVLKSNGYIGLVLLKDDKSTKDPVENIFQSGTVAKIFKKVNLPEGGINILTNTIARFQIETILSNSPHLIAKVKYPKEINSANKTTTKALMRSLLILTKELAKNNPLFTEEMKLTLVNMDEPGKMADFVASILNLEKQNYQEIIESTDIQDRLEMVILFLIKEIELISLQKKIQGQISEKIDKQQRQFFLREQLKAIQNELGVGDGKSEKKYDSLLERLKKANVDEQVVEEVAREITKFYTGDMNSAETNVSRNYLDLLNSLPWENPPERKIDLQLTKKILNRDHYKLDDVKDRILESLAVKKLNPNSKGSILCLVGPPGVGKTSIAKSISESLHRKFYRISLGGMRDEAEIKGHRRTYIGSMPGKIIQALRILKEKDPVIILDEIDKLSTGQGDPASALLEVLDPEQNSSFRDHYLDLPFDISRVLFVATANNLDTIPRVLLDRMDVIRLSGYITEEKVEIFRKYLWKKELEKSGLKNKKIQFDTKAIISLINSYSRESGLRGLEKMTNKIVRKIAYKTVTGESFKTTITEKDLKDYLGIPIFTDDRMTTPKLPGTALGLAYTPIGGATLLIEAIFISGKEGLLVTGKLGETMNESATIAYSYIQSLLGDDSLFKDKKIHIHVPDGSTPKDGPSAGITMATAILSLILGKAIRPGYAMTGELTLTGEVLPIGGLREKIIAAKRAGVHKIIYPKDNEPNLSEIPNYIKNRVHFFPVTKYSEIIKILFGEIKIQNKLNKKGK; encoded by the coding sequence ATGGCAAAAAGGGAGAGAAAAAATACAACGGAAAATCAAATCCTTCCTTTGGAGGACGCACTTCCACCGGATTTATTTTTACTTCCGATTAAGTCCAGACCTATTTTTCCCGGAATTATCACCCCACTTCTTATTCCGCCCGGCAAATTTACAAATTCTATTGAAGAAGTTTTAAAATCAAACGGGTATATTGGTCTTGTGCTTCTGAAAGACGATAAAAGCACAAAAGACCCTGTAGAAAATATTTTTCAATCTGGGACGGTAGCTAAAATTTTCAAAAAGGTAAACCTTCCTGAGGGAGGAATCAATATCCTTACAAATACGATTGCGAGATTTCAAATTGAAACTATCCTATCCAATTCTCCCCACTTAATCGCAAAAGTAAAATATCCGAAAGAAATTAATAGCGCAAATAAAACTACAACAAAAGCTCTCATGCGATCTCTACTTATTCTTACAAAAGAGTTAGCAAAAAATAATCCTCTATTTACAGAAGAAATGAAACTCACTTTAGTAAACATGGATGAGCCGGGAAAAATGGCAGACTTCGTTGCATCTATTCTAAATTTAGAAAAACAAAACTACCAAGAAATTATAGAGTCCACCGATATTCAGGATAGGCTTGAAATGGTGATTTTATTTCTAATTAAAGAAATCGAACTAATCAGCCTTCAAAAAAAAATACAAGGTCAGATCAGTGAAAAAATTGATAAACAACAAAGACAATTTTTTCTTCGAGAGCAATTGAAAGCGATTCAAAATGAGCTTGGGGTGGGTGATGGAAAATCTGAAAAAAAATACGATTCGCTCTTAGAAAGATTGAAAAAAGCAAATGTGGATGAGCAAGTAGTAGAAGAAGTTGCAAGAGAAATTACAAAATTTTACACAGGAGACATGAACTCGGCAGAAACGAATGTTAGTCGGAATTACTTAGACCTATTAAATTCCTTGCCTTGGGAAAATCCTCCTGAAAGAAAAATCGACCTACAATTAACAAAAAAAATCTTAAATAGAGACCACTATAAATTAGATGATGTAAAAGATAGAATCTTAGAATCTTTGGCAGTGAAAAAACTAAACCCAAATAGCAAAGGCTCTATACTTTGCCTTGTAGGTCCCCCCGGTGTAGGGAAAACTTCCATTGCTAAATCTATTTCAGAGTCTCTCCATAGAAAATTTTATCGAATTTCTCTCGGAGGGATGAGAGACGAGGCAGAGATCAAAGGACACAGAAGAACCTACATCGGATCTATGCCGGGAAAAATCATCCAAGCACTTAGGATACTGAAAGAGAAAGACCCTGTAATTATCTTGGATGAGATAGACAAGCTATCCACCGGCCAAGGAGACCCGGCTTCTGCACTATTGGAAGTTTTAGACCCGGAACAAAATTCGTCTTTTAGAGATCACTATTTAGATTTACCATTCGATATTTCAAGAGTATTGTTTGTTGCAACTGCAAACAATCTAGACACAATCCCCAGAGTGCTTTTAGACAGGATGGACGTTATACGCCTTTCCGGGTATATCACCGAAGAAAAAGTTGAAATTTTCAGAAAGTATCTATGGAAAAAAGAATTAGAAAAAAGTGGATTGAAAAATAAAAAAATCCAATTTGATACAAAAGCAATAATCTCTCTAATCAACTCTTATTCTAGAGAATCAGGCCTTAGAGGACTCGAAAAAATGACCAATAAAATTGTGCGTAAAATTGCGTACAAAACCGTAACCGGCGAGTCTTTCAAAACCACAATCACGGAAAAGGACTTAAAAGATTATCTTGGAATCCCCATTTTTACCGATGACAGAATGACAACGCCAAAACTACCCGGGACTGCACTCGGTCTTGCCTACACTCCTATCGGTGGAGCAACACTTTTAATCGAAGCTATTTTTATTTCGGGTAAGGAAGGCTTACTCGTAACAGGGAAGTTAGGCGAAACCATGAATGAGTCTGCGACTATTGCTTATAGCTATATCCAAAGTTTACTCGGAGATGACTCACTTTTCAAAGACAAAAAAATCCATATCCACGTTCCAGATGGTTCAACTCCAAAAGACGGACCCAGTGCCGGAATTACTATGGCGACCGCAATTCTTTCTCTAATTTTAGGGAAAGCAATACGACCCGGTTACGCCATGACGGGAGAGCTTACCCTTACTGGTGAAGTTTTACCCATCGGGGGGCTTCGCGAAAAAATCATAGCCGCAAAGAGAGCTGGGGTACATAAAATTATCTATCCGAAAGACAACGAGCCGAACCTGTCAGAAATTCCAAACTACATAAAAAATAGAGTTCATTTTTTTCCGGTCACAAAATATTCTGAAATCATAAAAATATTATTTGGTGAAATTAAAATACAAAATAAACTAAACAAAAAAGGAAAATAA
- a CDS encoding DegT/DnrJ/EryC1/StrS family aminotransferase, which translates to MGVPFIDIKRFESGFLEEWNEKVKNLSAKAGFIGGEEVTNLEKNLSDYCEVKHTISCANGTDAIQLALRAVGVGRGDKVLLPDSTFWATYEAVVNCSADPYTVDTDMKDLQMNFSDFEKAANEVKPKAAILVHLYGWGSERLNDYREFCKKKNIILIEDGAQCFGVKYKGEEIYKNAVISTTSFYPAKVLGAAGDAGAVFTNDSALSEKVRILANHGRTSHYGHGAVGWNSRMDSLQAAFLNLSLKRFPERLASRKSIAKKYHDELSKLGVNRILPPTDFEENGYCNVTLFPNEKRTKLEALLKEKGIGFGNIYPGAMSDQPGAKEFLKARFGGKNAQEISSTVLNLPLFPYMKDEEFKEVIGVVSGFQSGKD; encoded by the coding sequence ATGGGTGTCCCATTTATAGATATAAAAAGATTTGAGAGCGGATTTTTAGAAGAGTGGAACGAAAAAGTAAAAAACTTGAGCGCGAAAGCCGGTTTCATCGGTGGAGAAGAAGTTACCAACTTGGAAAAAAATCTATCCGATTATTGCGAAGTCAAGCATACAATTTCTTGTGCAAACGGAACTGATGCTATCCAGCTCGCCTTACGAGCTGTAGGCGTTGGAAGAGGAGACAAGGTGTTACTGCCCGATTCTACTTTCTGGGCAACTTATGAAGCAGTCGTAAATTGCAGTGCAGACCCTTACACAGTTGACACTGACATGAAAGACCTGCAAATGAATTTTAGTGACTTTGAAAAAGCCGCAAATGAAGTAAAACCCAAAGCTGCCATTTTAGTTCACCTGTACGGATGGGGATCGGAAAGACTAAACGACTATAGAGAATTCTGTAAGAAAAAAAATATTATACTGATAGAAGACGGGGCACAATGTTTTGGCGTGAAATACAAGGGAGAAGAAATTTACAAAAATGCGGTAATCTCTACTACTTCTTTTTATCCAGCAAAAGTTCTTGGGGCTGCGGGAGATGCGGGAGCAGTATTCACAAACGATAGTGCACTTTCAGAAAAGGTTAGAATTTTAGCCAATCACGGAAGAACTTCTCACTATGGTCATGGTGCTGTCGGTTGGAATTCCAGAATGGATTCCCTGCAAGCAGCATTCCTAAATCTATCTCTAAAAAGATTTCCAGAAAGACTTGCCTCAAGAAAAAGTATCGCAAAAAAATATCACGATGAACTTTCTAAACTTGGGGTGAATAGGATTCTTCCTCCCACTGATTTTGAAGAAAATGGATATTGCAATGTGACTCTTTTCCCAAATGAAAAACGGACAAAATTAGAAGCTCTATTGAAAGAAAAAGGAATCGGATTCGGAAATATTTATCCAGGAGCTATGAGTGATCAACCGGGTGCAAAAGAATTCTTAAAAGCCAGATTCGGAGGGAAAAATGCACAAGAAATTTCTTCCACAGTTTTAAATCTTCCCTTATTCCCATACATGAAAGACGAAGAATTCAAGGAAGTAATTGGAGTAGTCTCAGGATTTCAGAGTGGAAAAGATTAG
- a CDS encoding NAD(P)-dependent alcohol dehydrogenase encodes MKAIQIDSFGLENIQYKEIPDPAPVESSEVLVRFRAASLNYRDYLVVTGKYNPKFPLPLIPCSDGAGEVVEIGKNIKNFSVGDRVCATFAPNWDSGKPTKKEIRASLGGPLDGTLREYAVLPESGLVKIPSHLSFEEGATLPCAALTAWSALFGESPVLPGESVVIQGTGGVSIFALQFAKLAGAKVILTSSSDEKLSQGRKLGADFLINYKTDPKWSKKVREFTNGEGADHIVEVGGAGTLDESIQSVKLFGSIYLIGVLSGSSPSLNLLPIVMGQVKIQGIVIGPKKSFEKMNRAITENSIHPVIDKIFPLEETRRAIEYLRDGKHFGKIVITI; translated from the coding sequence ATGAAAGCAATTCAAATAGATTCATTCGGCTTAGAAAATATCCAATACAAAGAAATCCCAGACCCGGCACCTGTAGAAAGTTCTGAAGTTTTGGTTCGATTTCGTGCGGCATCTTTAAACTATCGCGACTATCTTGTAGTGACTGGTAAATACAACCCAAAATTTCCTCTTCCTTTAATCCCATGCAGCGATGGAGCAGGTGAAGTTGTAGAGATAGGAAAAAATATAAAAAACTTTTCTGTAGGCGACAGGGTTTGTGCAACTTTCGCACCAAATTGGGATTCAGGAAAACCAACCAAGAAAGAAATCAGAGCCTCTCTCGGTGGTCCACTCGACGGCACTTTGAGAGAGTATGCTGTTTTACCGGAGTCGGGTTTAGTGAAAATTCCATCCCATCTGTCTTTTGAAGAAGGAGCAACTCTACCTTGCGCAGCACTAACCGCATGGTCTGCCCTATTTGGTGAATCTCCTGTTCTACCGGGTGAGTCTGTAGTCATTCAAGGAACGGGTGGAGTCTCAATTTTTGCATTGCAGTTTGCGAAGCTCGCCGGTGCGAAGGTAATTTTAACTTCATCTTCAGACGAAAAATTATCTCAAGGAAGGAAGTTAGGCGCAGACTTTCTTATCAATTACAAAACAGACCCGAAGTGGAGTAAAAAAGTTCGAGAGTTTACAAATGGAGAAGGTGCAGACCATATAGTAGAAGTTGGCGGAGCCGGTACCTTAGACGAATCTATTCAATCGGTAAAATTATTTGGAAGCATTTATCTAATCGGGGTCTTGAGTGGCTCTTCTCCTTCCTTAAACTTACTCCCTATCGTAATGGGGCAGGTCAAGATTCAAGGAATAGTAATCGGACCAAAAAAAAGTTTTGAAAAAATGAATAGGGCAATCACAGAAAATTCTATTCATCCTGTAATAGATAAAATTTTCCCGTTAGAAGAAACTCGCCGCGCAATTGAATACCTTAGAGATGGTAAACACTTTGGAAAAATAGTGATAACCATTTAA